Proteins from one Mesorhizobium sp. M9A.F.Ca.ET.002.03.1.2 genomic window:
- a CDS encoding cytosine deaminase: MMLEDSIPASGSYHLTNVRVHRSLTPGLVAAFDADGFALADIAVADGRISTITAHRQSNSPAGAVDLGGRIVMPCFVDCHTHIDKGHIWPRKPNPDGTFMGALNATGADRASRWSADDVARRMDFSLRSAYAYGTKALRTHLDSVAPQEEISWPVFETMRETWRGRIELQAACLLGIEGVRDKKWFERLAKRVAAAKGVLGVVTYMVPDLEELLDQVFAQATRHGLDLDFHADETDAVSAISLKKIAEAALWNGFEGNILVGHCCSLARQPDLDVLDTLDKVAKAGLAVVSLPMCNLYLQDRRSDNTTPLWRGVTLLHEMKARGISVAVASDNTRDPFYAYGDLDMLEVYRMATRILHFDHPVGDWPQAVTATPAKVMRLEGFGTLAVGAAADFVVFRGRSWTELLSRPESDRIVVRDGRAIERQLPDYAELDDLMVG, from the coding sequence GACATTGCTGTCGCCGACGGCAGGATTTCCACTATTACCGCGCATCGCCAGTCCAATTCGCCGGCAGGCGCCGTCGACCTCGGCGGCCGTATCGTCATGCCGTGCTTCGTCGACTGTCACACTCATATCGACAAGGGCCATATCTGGCCTCGAAAGCCCAATCCCGACGGCACGTTCATGGGCGCGCTGAACGCCACCGGCGCCGACCGCGCTTCGCGCTGGAGCGCCGACGACGTCGCCCGCCGCATGGATTTTTCGCTGCGCTCAGCCTATGCGTATGGCACCAAAGCCCTGCGCACCCATCTCGACAGCGTCGCGCCGCAGGAGGAAATCTCCTGGCCGGTGTTCGAGACGATGCGGGAGACATGGCGCGGCCGCATTGAGCTGCAGGCCGCCTGCCTGCTCGGCATCGAAGGCGTGCGCGACAAGAAATGGTTCGAGAGGCTGGCCAAACGCGTGGCTGCGGCCAAGGGCGTGCTCGGCGTCGTTACCTACATGGTGCCGGATCTGGAAGAGCTTCTCGACCAGGTGTTCGCGCAGGCGACCAGGCACGGCCTCGACCTCGATTTCCATGCCGACGAGACCGACGCCGTTTCGGCGATTTCGCTGAAGAAGATCGCCGAGGCGGCCCTATGGAACGGTTTTGAGGGAAACATCCTCGTCGGCCACTGCTGCTCGCTGGCACGCCAGCCCGATCTCGACGTGCTCGACACGCTGGACAAGGTGGCGAAGGCGGGGCTTGCCGTGGTGTCGCTGCCGATGTGCAATCTCTATCTGCAGGACCGGCGCAGCGACAACACCACGCCGCTCTGGCGCGGCGTGACGCTGCTGCATGAGATGAAGGCGCGCGGCATTTCCGTCGCCGTCGCCTCCGACAACACGCGCGACCCGTTCTACGCCTATGGCGATCTCGACATGCTGGAGGTCTATCGCATGGCGACGCGCATCCTGCATTTCGATCACCCGGTCGGCGACTGGCCGCAGGCGGTGACCGCGACGCCGGCCAAGGTGATGCGGCTAGAAGGTTTTGGCACGCTTGCCGTCGGCGCCGCCGCCGATTTCGTCGTCTTCAGGGGACGGAGCTGGACGGAATTGCTGTCGCGTCCCGAATCGGATCGCATCGTCGTGCGCGATGGCCGCGCCATCGAGCGCCAATTGCCCGATTATGCCGAACTCGATGATCTGATGGTGGGATGA
- a CDS encoding FAD-binding oxidoreductase encodes MDISALKRGLDGVKIDDHPAIVQQKSRDFYWYSPVLKQQLDHVTGDLIVTPKTEAEVIRVLAACHRHGVPVTPRGSGTGNYGQAMPLSGGVVLNLAEMNTVKAIAPGRVVTGPGAVLADIDRATRAHSGQELRMSPSTYNTASIGGFVAGGSGGVGSIRWGGLRDLGNVIRLRTVTMEAEPRVMDLTGEEVLKVMHAYGTNGIITEVEMPLTAAYDWIDVIVGFDDFMDAAGFGNDLAVQDGILAKLITPIAAPIPYDYFKRHQRFFRREQSIVVLMIAPHAMDAFVAFTQRSKGEIVFRADKEADLKGLPPAYELTWNHTTLRAIRVDPTITYLQTRYPSPGHLAHVKAMIDRFGDEVPVHLEFIRFDGAIGVAGLPLVRFTTAGRLDEIIRIHEDNGCWVFNPHRYTLEEGGMKQTDEVQLAFKRETDPQGLLNPGKMIAWENPDYDYRSGKSFLFKGLQKAG; translated from the coding sequence ATGGACATTTCGGCACTGAAGCGCGGCCTCGACGGTGTGAAGATCGACGACCATCCGGCGATAGTCCAGCAGAAGAGCCGCGACTTCTACTGGTACAGCCCGGTGCTGAAGCAACAGCTCGACCATGTGACCGGCGACCTGATCGTCACGCCGAAGACGGAAGCCGAGGTAATCCGCGTGCTCGCCGCCTGCCACCGACATGGCGTTCCGGTGACGCCGCGCGGCAGCGGCACCGGCAATTATGGGCAGGCGATGCCTTTGTCCGGCGGCGTCGTGCTCAACCTCGCCGAGATGAACACAGTCAAGGCGATCGCGCCCGGCCGGGTGGTGACCGGACCGGGTGCCGTGCTGGCCGACATCGACAGAGCGACGCGCGCGCATTCCGGCCAGGAACTGCGGATGTCGCCATCGACCTACAACACGGCATCGATCGGCGGTTTCGTCGCCGGCGGCTCCGGTGGCGTCGGTTCGATCCGCTGGGGTGGTCTGCGCGACCTCGGTAACGTCATCCGGCTGCGGACCGTTACGATGGAGGCGGAGCCGCGCGTGATGGACCTTACCGGCGAGGAGGTGCTGAAGGTGATGCATGCCTACGGCACCAACGGCATCATCACGGAGGTCGAGATGCCGCTGACCGCGGCTTACGACTGGATCGATGTCATCGTCGGCTTCGATGATTTCATGGATGCGGCCGGCTTCGGCAACGATCTCGCCGTGCAGGACGGCATCCTGGCGAAACTGATCACGCCGATCGCGGCACCCATTCCCTATGACTACTTCAAGCGCCACCAGAGGTTTTTCCGGCGCGAGCAAAGCATCGTCGTCTTGATGATCGCGCCGCATGCGATGGACGCCTTTGTCGCCTTCACCCAGCGCAGCAAGGGCGAGATCGTCTTCCGCGCCGACAAGGAGGCCGATCTCAAGGGGCTGCCACCGGCGTACGAGCTGACCTGGAACCACACGACACTGCGCGCCATCAGGGTCGATCCCACGATCACCTATCTGCAGACCCGCTATCCCTCGCCGGGTCACCTCGCTCACGTCAAGGCGATGATCGACCGCTTCGGCGACGAGGTGCCGGTGCATCTCGAATTCATCCGCTTCGACGGCGCCATTGGCGTCGCCGGCCTGCCGCTGGTCCGCTTCACGACGGCGGGGCGGCTCGACGAGATCATCCGCATCCATGAGGACAATGGCTGCTGGGTCTTCAATCCGCACCGCTACACGCTGGAAGAGGGCGGCATGAAGCAGACGGACGAGGTGCAGCTTGCCTTCAAGCGCGAGACCGATCCGCAAGGGCTGCTCAACCCCGGCAAGATGATCGCCTGGGAAAACCCGGATTACGATTATCGCTCGGGCAAGTCGTTCCTG